The proteins below come from a single Dasypus novemcinctus isolate mDasNov1 chromosome 22, mDasNov1.1.hap2, whole genome shotgun sequence genomic window:
- the LOC101440648 gene encoding class I histocompatibility antigen, Gogo-B*0102 alpha chain-like isoform X3 has translation MAPGTLLLLLSGPLAPTPTRAGPHIFQSMFGCDVGPDGRLLRVYHQHAYDGADYLAHNEDLRSWTAADTVAQIARRKWVEAADAEHWRAYLEGTCVEYLQRYLESGKETLLRTDPPRTHVTRHPISDHGVTLRCWALGFYPAEITLTWQRDGEDQTQDMEFVETRPAGDGTFQKWAAVVVPSGEEERYTCHVQHEGLLEPLTLRWEPPSWPPILIVGVVAALVILGVSVVAGVLIWRRRSSGGTGESYTQAAYPMFVPLQPATVPRAGFYLWMLLECDKAASVRDAEIPDLFIPLCDFKTPFLWV, from the exons ATGGCACCAGGGAccctcctcctgctgctctcGGGGCCCCTGGCCCCGACCCCGACCAGGGCAG ggcctCACATCTTCCAGAGCATGTTTGGCTGCGACGTGGGCCCCGACGGGCGCCTCCTCCGCGTGTACCATCAACACGCCTACGACGGCGCCGACTACCTCGCCCACAACGAGGACCTGCGCTCCTGGACGGCGGCGGACACGGTGGCTCAGATCGCCAGGCGCAAGTGGGTGGAGGCCGCGGATGCAGAGCACTGGAGAGCCTACCTGGAGGGCACGTGCGTGGAGTATCTGCAGAGATACCTGGAGAGCGGGAAGGAGACGCTGCTGCGCACAG ACCCCCCAAGGACCCACGTGACCCGCCACCCCATCTCTGACCATGGGGTCACCCtgaggtgctgggccctgggcttctACCCCGCGGAGATCACGCTGACCTGGCAGCGGGACGGGGAGGACCAGACCCAGGACATGGAGTTTGTGGAGACCAGGCCTGCGGGGGACGGAACCTTCCAGAAGTGGGCGGCTGTGGTGGTGCcttctggggaggaagagagatacaCGTGCCACGTGCAGCATGAGGGACTGCTCGAGCCCCTCACCCTGAGATGGG AGCCGCCTTCCTGGCCCCCCATTCTCATCGTGGGAGTCGTGGCTGCCCTGGTCATCCTTGGAGTGTCCGTAGTGGCTGGAGTTCTGATCTGGAGGAGGAGGAGCTCAG GTGGAACAGGAGAGAGCTACACTCAGGCTGCTT ACCCTATGTTTGTTCCTCTCCAGCCAGCGACagtgcccagggctgggttttATCTCTGGATGCTTCTAGAG tGTGACAAAGCTGCCTCAGTGAGGGACGCAGAGATTCCAGACCTGTTCATACCCTTGTGTGACTTCAAGACCCccttcctttgggtgtga
- the LOC101440648 gene encoding class I histocompatibility antigen, Gogo-B*0102 alpha chain-like isoform X1 → MAPGTLLLLLSGPLAPTPTRAGPHSLRYFQTAVSRPERGDTHYISVGCVDDTQFVRFDSDAESPRMEPRAPWVEQEGPEYWEWETRRVKAWAPFYGETLSILRGSYKQSAAGPHIFQSMFGCDVGPDGRLLRVYHQHAYDGADYLAHNEDLRSWTAADTVAQIARRKWVEAADAEHWRAYLEGTCVEYLQRYLESGKETLLRTDPPRTHVTRHPISDHGVTLRCWALGFYPAEITLTWQRDGEDQTQDMEFVETRPAGDGTFQKWAAVVVPSGEEERYTCHVQHEGLLEPLTLRWEPPSWPPILIVGVVAALVILGVSVVAGVLIWRRRSSGGTGESYTQAAYPMFVPLQPATVPRAGFYLWMLLECDKAASVRDAEIPDLFIPLCDFKTPFLWV, encoded by the exons ATGGCACCAGGGAccctcctcctgctgctctcGGGGCCCCTGGCCCCGACCCCGACCAGGGCAG GCCCCCACTCCCTCAGGTATTTCCAGACCGCCGTGTCCCGGCCCGAGCGCGGGGACACCCACTACATCTCCGTGGGCTGCGTGGACGACACGCAGTTCGTGCGGTTCGACAGCGACGCGGAGAGTCCGAGGATGGAGCCGCGGGCGCCGTGGGTGGAGCAGGAGGGGCCCGAGTACTGGGAGTGGGAGACGCGGAGGGTCAAGGCCTGGGCTCCGTTTTACGGAGAGACCCTGAGCATCCTGCGCGGCTCCTACAAGCAGAGCGCGGCCG ggcctCACATCTTCCAGAGCATGTTTGGCTGCGACGTGGGCCCCGACGGGCGCCTCCTCCGCGTGTACCATCAACACGCCTACGACGGCGCCGACTACCTCGCCCACAACGAGGACCTGCGCTCCTGGACGGCGGCGGACACGGTGGCTCAGATCGCCAGGCGCAAGTGGGTGGAGGCCGCGGATGCAGAGCACTGGAGAGCCTACCTGGAGGGCACGTGCGTGGAGTATCTGCAGAGATACCTGGAGAGCGGGAAGGAGACGCTGCTGCGCACAG ACCCCCCAAGGACCCACGTGACCCGCCACCCCATCTCTGACCATGGGGTCACCCtgaggtgctgggccctgggcttctACCCCGCGGAGATCACGCTGACCTGGCAGCGGGACGGGGAGGACCAGACCCAGGACATGGAGTTTGTGGAGACCAGGCCTGCGGGGGACGGAACCTTCCAGAAGTGGGCGGCTGTGGTGGTGCcttctggggaggaagagagatacaCGTGCCACGTGCAGCATGAGGGACTGCTCGAGCCCCTCACCCTGAGATGGG AGCCGCCTTCCTGGCCCCCCATTCTCATCGTGGGAGTCGTGGCTGCCCTGGTCATCCTTGGAGTGTCCGTAGTGGCTGGAGTTCTGATCTGGAGGAGGAGGAGCTCAG GTGGAACAGGAGAGAGCTACACTCAGGCTGCTT ACCCTATGTTTGTTCCTCTCCAGCCAGCGACagtgcccagggctgggttttATCTCTGGATGCTTCTAGAG tGTGACAAAGCTGCCTCAGTGAGGGACGCAGAGATTCCAGACCTGTTCATACCCTTGTGTGACTTCAAGACCCccttcctttgggtgtga
- the LOC101440648 gene encoding class I histocompatibility antigen, Gogo-B*0102 alpha chain-like isoform X2: MAPGTLLLLLSGPLAPTPTRAGPHSLRYFQTAVSRPERGDTHYISVGCVDDTQFVRFDSDAESPRMEPRAPWVEQEGPEYWEWETRRVKAWAPFYGETLSILRGSYKQSAAGPHIFQSMFGCDVGPDGRLLRVYHQHAYDGADYLAHNEDLRSWTAADTVAQIARRKWVEAADAEHWRAYLEGTCVEYLQRYLESGKETLLRTDPPRTHVTRHPISDHGVTLRCWALGFYPAEITLTWQRDGEDQTQDMEFVETRPAGDGTFQKWAAVVVPSGEEERYTCHVQHEGLLEPLTLRWEPPSWPPILIVGVVAALVILGVSVVAGVLIWRRRSSGGTGESYTQAASSDSAQGWVLSLDASRV; this comes from the exons ATGGCACCAGGGAccctcctcctgctgctctcGGGGCCCCTGGCCCCGACCCCGACCAGGGCAG GCCCCCACTCCCTCAGGTATTTCCAGACCGCCGTGTCCCGGCCCGAGCGCGGGGACACCCACTACATCTCCGTGGGCTGCGTGGACGACACGCAGTTCGTGCGGTTCGACAGCGACGCGGAGAGTCCGAGGATGGAGCCGCGGGCGCCGTGGGTGGAGCAGGAGGGGCCCGAGTACTGGGAGTGGGAGACGCGGAGGGTCAAGGCCTGGGCTCCGTTTTACGGAGAGACCCTGAGCATCCTGCGCGGCTCCTACAAGCAGAGCGCGGCCG ggcctCACATCTTCCAGAGCATGTTTGGCTGCGACGTGGGCCCCGACGGGCGCCTCCTCCGCGTGTACCATCAACACGCCTACGACGGCGCCGACTACCTCGCCCACAACGAGGACCTGCGCTCCTGGACGGCGGCGGACACGGTGGCTCAGATCGCCAGGCGCAAGTGGGTGGAGGCCGCGGATGCAGAGCACTGGAGAGCCTACCTGGAGGGCACGTGCGTGGAGTATCTGCAGAGATACCTGGAGAGCGGGAAGGAGACGCTGCTGCGCACAG ACCCCCCAAGGACCCACGTGACCCGCCACCCCATCTCTGACCATGGGGTCACCCtgaggtgctgggccctgggcttctACCCCGCGGAGATCACGCTGACCTGGCAGCGGGACGGGGAGGACCAGACCCAGGACATGGAGTTTGTGGAGACCAGGCCTGCGGGGGACGGAACCTTCCAGAAGTGGGCGGCTGTGGTGGTGCcttctggggaggaagagagatacaCGTGCCACGTGCAGCATGAGGGACTGCTCGAGCCCCTCACCCTGAGATGGG AGCCGCCTTCCTGGCCCCCCATTCTCATCGTGGGAGTCGTGGCTGCCCTGGTCATCCTTGGAGTGTCCGTAGTGGCTGGAGTTCTGATCTGGAGGAGGAGGAGCTCAG GTGGAACAGGAGAGAGCTACACTCAGGCTGCTT CCAGCGACagtgcccagggctgggttttATCTCTGGATGCTTCTAGAG tGTGA